A single Drosophila ananassae strain 14024-0371.13 chromosome 3L, ASM1763931v2, whole genome shotgun sequence DNA region contains:
- the LOC26515006 gene encoding serine palmitoyltransferase small subunit A, translated as MFPMLSENYEKFKRYVKWLYFLYELNTQIAICEPWEKVFCNVLLGSCVSLILYATFAYIPGYCLSVFHLLWPLTVQNLTSTCLTNSDGLCGNESGTTVLT; from the exons ATGTTCCCAATGCTTTCCGAGAATTATGAAAAGTTCAAACGCTATGTGAAATGGTTATACTTTCTCTATGAACTGAACACCCAAATTGCCATATGCGAACCGTGGGAGAAGGTGTTTTGCA ATGTCCTGCTCGGCAGCTGTGTTTCTCTAATCCTATACGCCACCTTTGCCTATATTCCCGGCTACTGTCTGAGCGTTTTCCACCTGCTATGGCCTCTGACTGTGCAAAATCTCACAAGCACATGCCTAACAAATAGCGACGGTCTATGTGGCAACGAAAGTGGGACCACAGTCTTAACATAA
- the LOC6494210 gene encoding peptidyl-prolyl cis-trans isomerase E, giving the protein MSNDKRTVYVGGLADEVTERLLNNAFIPFGDIADIQMPVDYESQRHRGFAFIEYEQGEDAASAIDNMNDSELCGRTIRVNLAKPVRVKEDSFKPVWADDDWLQKHAGATLQPEGGPEEEKTETPSTGPAVIEKAEKRNPQVFFDVRIGGNDAGRIVMLLRADVVPKTAENFRQLCTHEQGYGYKGCSFHRVIPEFMCQGGDFTNNNGTGGKSIYGKKFNDENFNLKHNSFGTLSMANSGANTNGSQFFICTTKTDWLDNKHVVFGHVISGADVVRKMERCGTKSGTPNQKIVIYACGELK; this is encoded by the exons ATGTCTAACGATAAGCGAACGGTTTACGTCGGCGGCCTGGCAGATGAGGTTACAGAAAGATTGCTCAACAATGCCTTTATACCATTCGGCGACATAGCGGACATCCAAATGCCCGTGGACTACGAATCGCAGCGCCACAGAGGCTTCGCGTTTATTGAATATGAGCAAGGAGAAGATGCCGCCTCTGCCATAGACAACATG AATGACTCAGAGCTGTGCGGCCGTACAATccgtgttaacttggccaagcCGGTGCGCGTGAAGGAAGACAGTTTCAAGCCCGTTTGGGCGGATGACGACTGGTTGCAGAAGCATGCGGGTGCCACATTGCAGCCGGAGGGCGGCCCAGAAGAAGAGAAAACAGAGACACCTTCTACAGGACCCGCCGTCATTGAAAAGGCCGAGAAACGCAACCCGCAAGTGTTCTTCGATGTACGAATAGGCGGCAACGATGCCGGGCGCATCGTGATGCTTCTCCGCGCAGATGTAGTGCCTAAGACGGCGGAAAACTTCCGCCAGTTGTGCACCCATGAGCAGGGCTATGGCTACAAGGGCTGCTCCTTCCATCGCGTCATTCCAGAGTTT ATGTGCCAAGGAGGCGACTTTACCAACAACAACGGCACTGGCGGCAAGTCGATATACGGCAAGAAGTTTAACGACGAGAACTTCAACCTGAAACACAATAGTTTCGGCACCTTGTCCATGGCCAATTCGGGAGCCAACACAAATGGTTCACAGTTCTTCATCTGCACCACCAA AACCGATTGGTTGGACAACAAGCATGTGGTTTTCGGTCACGTAATTAGCGGAGCTGATGTTGTCCGCAAGATGGAACGATGCGGCACCAAATCCGGCACACCCAACCAGAAAATTGTTATCTACGCCTGTGGCGAACTGAAATAA
- the LOC6496351 gene encoding 60S ribosomal protein L18a produces the protein MKAKGLLKEYEVVGRKLPSEKEPQTPLYKMRIFAPDNIVAKSRFWYFLRQLKKFKKTTGEIVSIKQVYETSPIKIKNFGIWLRYDSRSGTHNMYREYRDLTVGGAVTQCYRDMGARHRARAHSIQIIKVESIPAAKTRRVHVKQFHDSKIKFPLVQRVHHKGNRKLFSYRKPRTYFQ, from the exons ATGAAAGCCAAGGGATTG TTGAAGGAGTACGAGGTCGTGGGCCGCAAGCTGCCCAGCGAGAAGGAGCCCCAGACTCCCCTCTACAAGATGCGCATCTTCGCTCCCGATAACATCGTGGCCAAATCCCGCTTCTGGTACTTCCTGCGCCAGCTGAAGAAGTTCAAGAAGACCACCGGCGAGATTGTGTCCATCAAGCAGGTGTACGAGACCTCGCCGATCAAGATCAAGAACTTCGGTATCTGGCTGCGTTACGACTCCCGCTCCGGCACCCACAACATGTACCGCGAGTACCGTGACCTGACCGTCGGCGGTGCCGTGACACAGTGCTACCGTGACATGGGTGCTCGTCACCGTGCCCGTGCCCACTCCATTCAGATCATCAAGGTGGAGTCGATCCCCGCCGCCAAGACGCGCCGCGTGCACGTCAAGCAGTTCCACGACTCCAAGATCAAGTTCCCTCTGGTCCAGCGTGTGCACCACAAGGGCAACAGGAAGCTGTTCTCGTACAGGAAGCCAAGGACCTACTTCCAGTAA